A stretch of the Geovibrio thiophilus genome encodes the following:
- the glnE gene encoding bifunctional [glutamate--ammonia ligase]-adenylyl-L-tyrosine phosphorylase/[glutamate--ammonia-ligase] adenylyltransferase produces the protein MTDIFNKNVQEIRHPDRNDLEKVFRHSRFIADWLEKHPEYAAKALELAKKERNVDTILDDILTPDFHELDEDGLLRHLRATKMTEYTAIALKDLVYGADVKNITAHISSFASASLEAAYKYAYFRLSRELGRPQDAEGSRVGMTVIGLGKLGGWELNFSSDIDIMYVYGTEVGRTDNSGVKPSVENHVFFTRVAEKITHYIGTRTEDGIVFRVDLRLRPDGDRGAIALPIRSCEIYYESYGQGWERMMLLKARPVAGDKRTGAEFLRSVRPFVFRRSLDYKLLDELKNIKQKIDRREEIRGNRNVKLGYGGIREIEFVVQAFQILYYPKHPDIYHPSTLEGIDLLARFGQLEAETAERLKSEYRFLRKLEHMAQIENEKQTHVIPEDSETFPLYLERCGFDCIDKFNEEFSAATRFVHKVFSGIFRDHEGSDVSSLIFDKELNQEEVARIIQDKGIKDAVRCASIIKEILHGRKNTIRTPEEIRIIEMVLTRVLEHLPERTDPAGTLLNFEKLLSHPTTVYLLQDIITGAPAILDKLENIFSFSRYMSDQIISDRTLLDYIYDPKDPEFKSGFIRLDYHERTRKYTGDTEYIMEIARQRHKAYIFNAGYAFLNGTLNVIRTMKALTELAKGTIQFAVDTVYEQVTERYGKPLTADGRICDFLVVGMGKLGSYEMSFGSDLDIIFLYEENGRTDGKNSVTNMEFFTKVLQRTISFLSSYTTNGILYKIDTRLRPSGSSGTLVTSLPAFREYQLKEAMTWEKQALGRSSVVNTDSTLNDRFNEIKIQCLFSSPLAKEGIKEIKEMRARIEMEKGSPPEKNDIKAGYGGMLDIEFTVQMLQLLTGHEDESVRNPNTHDVMVHLKDKGFIKDRDYYALHDSYHFYRTLENVLRIYENTSTSRLPANEEVLGKAGMFFCFEKNPAECLSEKYAWVRKSVRAAYNRVFERYM, from the coding sequence ATGACGGATATATTTAATAAAAATGTTCAGGAGATTCGGCATCCGGACAGAAATGATCTGGAAAAGGTGTTCAGACACTCCAGATTCATCGCCGACTGGCTTGAGAAGCATCCTGAATATGCTGCAAAAGCTCTGGAATTGGCGAAAAAAGAGCGGAATGTGGACACGATTCTGGATGATATTCTCACGCCTGATTTCCATGAGCTTGATGAAGACGGGCTGCTGAGACATCTGCGTGCAACAAAAATGACCGAGTACACCGCAATTGCGCTGAAAGACCTTGTTTACGGGGCGGATGTGAAAAATATCACAGCGCATATATCCTCCTTCGCCTCTGCTTCCCTTGAGGCGGCATATAAATATGCTTATTTCAGGCTCAGCCGTGAGCTGGGCAGACCGCAGGACGCAGAAGGTTCAAGAGTGGGCATGACTGTGATCGGTCTCGGCAAGCTCGGCGGCTGGGAGCTTAATTTCAGCTCTGATATAGACATAATGTACGTTTACGGAACCGAGGTCGGCAGAACGGACAACAGCGGCGTGAAACCGTCAGTTGAGAACCATGTGTTCTTTACCCGTGTTGCGGAAAAGATAACTCATTACATAGGCACAAGAACCGAGGACGGTATTGTTTTCCGTGTGGATCTCCGTTTACGTCCCGATGGCGACAGGGGAGCAATAGCGCTGCCCATACGAAGCTGCGAGATATATTACGAGTCATACGGTCAGGGCTGGGAGCGGATGATGCTTCTCAAGGCGAGACCTGTAGCGGGAGACAAGCGCACCGGAGCGGAGTTTCTCCGCTCCGTGAGACCTTTTGTTTTCCGGCGGAGTCTGGACTATAAACTGCTGGATGAACTGAAAAATATAAAACAGAAGATAGACCGCAGGGAGGAGATCAGGGGCAACAGAAATGTTAAGCTCGGCTATGGCGGCATAAGAGAGATAGAGTTTGTGGTACAGGCTTTTCAGATACTCTATTACCCCAAGCATCCTGATATTTATCATCCCTCCACCCTTGAAGGGATAGATCTGCTTGCCCGGTTCGGTCAGCTTGAGGCAGAAACGGCGGAAAGACTGAAATCGGAATACCGTTTTCTGCGTAAGCTTGAGCATATGGCGCAGATAGAGAACGAGAAGCAGACTCACGTGATTCCCGAGGACAGCGAAACCTTCCCTCTTTATCTTGAACGCTGCGGATTTGACTGCATCGATAAATTCAATGAAGAATTCTCCGCAGCTACCAGATTTGTGCATAAGGTTTTTTCCGGCATTTTCCGTGATCACGAGGGCTCGGATGTATCTTCCCTGATATTCGATAAGGAACTGAATCAGGAGGAGGTGGCGAGGATTATTCAGGACAAGGGCATAAAAGACGCCGTAAGGTGCGCCTCCATAATAAAAGAGATTCTCCACGGGCGCAAAAACACTATCCGTACACCGGAGGAGATCCGCATAATTGAAATGGTGCTCACCCGTGTCCTTGAACATCTCCCCGAGAGAACAGACCCTGCGGGCACTCTCCTTAACTTCGAGAAGCTTCTCTCCCACCCGACCACGGTTTACCTGCTTCAGGATATAATCACCGGGGCGCCCGCCATTCTGGACAAGCTGGAGAATATTTTCTCGTTCAGCCGCTACATGTCCGACCAGATAATAAGCGACCGCACCCTGCTTGATTATATTTACGATCCGAAGGACCCTGAGTTCAAAAGCGGCTTCATCCGCCTTGACTATCATGAGCGCACAAGAAAATACACCGGTGACACGGAATACATAATGGAGATAGCCCGTCAGCGGCACAAGGCATATATATTCAACGCCGGTTATGCCTTCCTTAACGGCACTCTGAATGTTATCCGCACCATGAAGGCGCTTACGGAGCTGGCTAAAGGTACGATACAGTTCGCCGTGGACACTGTTTACGAACAGGTTACGGAGAGATACGGCAAACCGCTGACTGCGGACGGCAGAATATGCGATTTCCTCGTGGTGGGTATGGGCAAGCTGGGCAGCTATGAGATGAGCTTCGGTTCAGACCTTGACATCATTTTTCTATATGAGGAAAACGGCAGGACAGACGGCAAAAACTCCGTCACAAATATGGAATTTTTTACTAAGGTTCTTCAAAGGACTATCTCCTTCCTCAGCTCATACACCACGAACGGCATACTCTATAAAATAGACACCAGACTCCGCCCCAGCGGTTCCAGCGGAACACTTGTGACAAGTCTGCCAGCCTTCAGGGAGTATCAGCTCAAAGAGGCAATGACGTGGGAAAAGCAGGCGCTGGGACGCTCCAGCGTGGTGAATACCGACTCAACCCTGAATGACAGGTTTAATGAAATTAAGATTCAGTGTCTTTTCAGTTCCCCTTTGGCGAAAGAAGGAATAAAAGAGATAAAAGAGATGCGCGCCCGAATCGAGATGGAGAAAGGCTCTCCCCCCGAGAAAAACGACATCAAGGCTGGCTACGGCGGCATGCTGGACATTGAGTTCACAGTGCAGATGCTCCAGCTTCTGACGGGGCATGAGGATGAAAGCGTCCGCAACCCCAACACTCATGATGTGATGGTTCATCTGAAGGACAAAGGATTTATAAAAGACAGAGACTATTATGCCCTGCATGACAGTTACCATTTCTACAGGACACTGGAAAATGTTCTGAGGATTTATGAAAATACATCCACCTCAAGGCTTCCCGCCAATGAGGAGGTTCTGGGAAAGGCGGGTATGTTTTTCTGTTTTGAGAAGAACCCCGCAGAGTGCTTAAGCGAAAAGTACGCGTGGGTGCGCAAAAGCGTACGTGCCGCATACAACAGGGTTTTTGAGAGGTATATGTAA
- the htpX gene encoding zinc metalloprotease HtpX, with the protein MKTAFFMTLLTVLFMFVGGLIGGRGGMMFAFIFAVGMNFFSYWFSDKIVLKMYKAVEVDETEAPGIHRIVRGLTAKGGIPMPKVYVIHNPAPNAFATGRNPENAAVAVTTGIVDLLSDDELEGVLAHELAHIYGRDILIGTIAATFAGAIMMIANTAKWAMIFGGSRNSDGENSNPVAAIAAMIIAPIAAMMIQMAISRSREYIADARGAKLCGKPKALANALRKISGGVAAAPMDDAQPATAHMFIMNPFSGRQAMNLFSTHPPVEERIARLEAMQG; encoded by the coding sequence ATGAAAACGGCATTCTTCATGACGCTTCTCACTGTGCTTTTCATGTTTGTGGGAGGTCTCATAGGCGGAAGAGGCGGAATGATGTTCGCCTTTATCTTTGCGGTAGGAATGAACTTCTTCTCCTACTGGTTCAGCGACAAGATAGTGCTGAAGATGTACAAGGCTGTTGAAGTGGACGAAACGGAAGCCCCCGGCATCCACCGCATAGTGCGCGGTCTCACCGCTAAAGGAGGCATACCCATGCCCAAGGTTTACGTTATCCACAATCCGGCTCCCAACGCTTTCGCCACGGGAAGAAACCCCGAAAACGCCGCAGTGGCTGTGACAACAGGTATTGTTGACCTGCTCAGTGATGATGAGCTTGAAGGCGTTCTTGCCCACGAGCTGGCGCATATCTACGGACGTGACATACTTATCGGCACGATAGCGGCAACTTTTGCGGGCGCTATAATGATGATAGCCAATACTGCTAAGTGGGCTATGATCTTCGGCGGTTCAAGAAACAGTGACGGTGAAAACAGCAACCCTGTTGCGGCGATCGCGGCGATGATAATAGCACCTATAGCCGCGATGATGATACAGATGGCTATCTCCAGATCAAGGGAGTACATAGCCGATGCCCGCGGCGCGAAGCTCTGCGGAAAACCGAAAGCGCTGGCAAACGCACTGCGCAAAATATCCGGCGGAGTGGCAGCCGCCCCCATGGACGACGCTCAGCCCGCCACGGCGCACATGTTCATTATGAACCCGTTCTCCGGGCGTCAGGCAATGAATCTTTTCTCCACACACCCCCCTGTGGAGGAGCGCATAGCCAGATTAGAGGCAATGCAGGGGTAA
- a CDS encoding metal ABC transporter permease translates to MNAILSAFRKAYTEDTFMLDALSFGFMQNALLAGLFACVACGVIGTLVVVNRIVFISGGIAHAAYGGIGIAFFLGISPLLGALGFSVAVGLLVAFISMNNKKRADTVIGVVWSLGMAIGIILTDLTPGYNVDLMSYLFGSILAVPQSDIMLMAVLDLAVVVFIVFFFRDLQAMSFDEDFAISIGVPVKPLYYLLIVMVALTVVLVIRVVGLILVIAMISIPPYIAERYVKDLRLMMLSSVGLNLAFTVTGLWLSYTFNLTSGAAIIMVASAAFFLSEFFARVVRK, encoded by the coding sequence ATGAATGCGATTCTCTCGGCATTCCGCAAGGCTTACACGGAGGACACATTCATGCTTGACGCTCTCTCCTTCGGGTTCATGCAGAACGCTCTCTTGGCGGGGTTATTTGCCTGCGTTGCCTGCGGCGTTATAGGTACGCTGGTTGTGGTGAACCGTATTGTTTTTATATCGGGCGGTATAGCTCACGCCGCTTACGGCGGTATAGGCATAGCCTTTTTTCTTGGCATTTCGCCCCTTTTGGGCGCTTTGGGGTTTTCCGTTGCGGTGGGGCTGCTTGTCGCGTTTATCTCCATGAACAATAAAAAGCGTGCGGATACTGTTATAGGCGTTGTCTGGTCACTGGGCATGGCGATCGGGATCATTCTTACTGATCTTACCCCGGGCTACAATGTCGACCTTATGAGCTACCTTTTCGGAAGCATACTGGCAGTGCCGCAGTCGGATATTATGCTGATGGCTGTTCTGGATCTGGCGGTGGTGGTGTTTATCGTCTTCTTTTTCAGGGATCTTCAGGCTATGAGCTTCGACGAGGATTTCGCAATCTCCATAGGCGTTCCGGTGAAGCCGCTGTATTACCTGCTTATAGTGATGGTTGCGCTCACCGTGGTGCTGGTAATACGTGTTGTCGGGCTTATTCTGGTTATAGCGATGATAAGCATTCCGCCGTACATTGCGGAGCGTTATGTGAAGGACCTCCGGCTGATGATGCTCTCTTCAGTGGGGCTGAACCTAGCGTTCACCGTTACGGGGCTGTGGCTGTCCTATACGTTTAATCTCACCTCCGGCGCGGCGATAATTATGGTTGCTTCGGCGGCGTTTTTCCTTTCGGAGTTTTTTGCGAGGGTTGTGAGAAAGTGA
- a CDS encoding RsmB/NOP family class I SAM-dependent RNA methyltransferase translates to MSDKMRGRLNSLLTDYYSKKYREDYFQDAVMRRFYRKLYFEIFRNLGTIEKAIGRFTEFRPAPEQMAALVMGTAQLLYMNDVPDYAAVNESVNLVGKNKRGFINAILRKIIANRDEILSASVERDNFPGWLAERWRRRYGNIAAEKIMAAYNQAPPLYALNTDDLSVAEVEEYDEEAENLYYMDKASAMVPTLAGKTDPAAVLDCCAAPGGKTLILGKRYPEAMIFAVEISPQRFEVLEKTVERFGLENVQPVNNDIMKLEGDEAFDLILLDAPCTAIGTMRKHPEIRWIRTERQIREKASVQRKMLIKTGALLAKKGRLIYSVCTTEPEETTDIVNAFLTENPNFRAVKPACPEEFIRGDYFVSDPSKSNCDGFFAAVMEKMK, encoded by the coding sequence ATGTCCGATAAGATGCGGGGCAGGCTTAACAGTCTGCTGACAGATTATTATTCAAAGAAGTACAGGGAAGACTATTTTCAGGATGCGGTTATGCGCAGATTTTACCGCAAGCTGTATTTCGAGATATTCCGCAATCTGGGGACTATAGAGAAGGCGATCGGGCGGTTCACTGAGTTCCGCCCCGCGCCGGAGCAGATGGCGGCGCTTGTGATGGGCACGGCTCAGCTTCTGTACATGAACGATGTACCCGACTATGCTGCGGTGAACGAATCCGTGAACCTTGTTGGCAAAAATAAAAGAGGCTTCATAAACGCAATCCTCCGCAAGATAATAGCAAACAGAGACGAGATACTGTCCGCCTCCGTTGAGCGGGACAATTTCCCCGGCTGGCTTGCGGAGAGATGGCGCAGGCGCTACGGAAATATCGCCGCGGAAAAAATTATGGCGGCGTACAATCAGGCTCCGCCGCTTTACGCCCTGAACACGGACGACCTTTCTGTTGCCGAGGTTGAGGAATATGACGAGGAAGCGGAAAACCTTTATTATATGGACAAGGCTTCCGCAATGGTTCCCACACTGGCAGGGAAGACAGACCCCGCAGCCGTTCTGGACTGCTGCGCTGCTCCGGGCGGTAAAACGCTTATTTTAGGCAAAAGGTATCCTGAGGCGATGATTTTCGCCGTTGAGATAAGCCCGCAAAGATTTGAAGTGCTTGAAAAAACCGTGGAGCGCTTCGGGCTTGAAAACGTTCAGCCTGTCAATAACGATATAATGAAGCTGGAAGGGGATGAGGCGTTCGATCTTATACTCCTTGACGCCCCCTGCACAGCCATAGGCACCATGCGCAAGCACCCCGAAATCCGCTGGATACGCACAGAGAGACAGATAAGGGAAAAGGCGTCGGTTCAGAGAAAGATGCTGATAAAAACAGGTGCTCTTCTGGCGAAGAAGGGTAGGCTGATATACAGCGTGTGCACCACCGAGCCGGAGGAAACCACTGATATAGTTAACGCCTTCCTGACGGAAAACCCAAACTTCAGAGCGGTTAAGCCGGCCTGTCCGGAGGAGTTCATCAGGGGAGACTACTTCGTATCTGACCCTTCCAAGTCAAACTGCGACGGCTTCTTCGCCGCCGTGATGGAGAAAATGAAGTAA
- a CDS encoding metal ABC transporter solute-binding protein, Zn/Mn family, translating into MRIIAVITGLFMILSASAYAADLKAAVSIIPQKYLADKISGGRFETMAVVGKGSNPHNYEPKPQQMVFISKAQVYFSIDLSFEDVWLEKLLSANKNIRHVDCADPIPRFPVPGEIIEDEDGHEEEHDHEHGEEHGHDHEQGEDEHHHDHSGLDPHIWLSPMNMKIMAKLIAGTFSEIDPAGKSVYDKNLAALLREIDGTDAKIRANLKNVPKDAPFMVFHPSWGYFAREYSLRQVAVEVEGKEPKPAQLKRLIGYAKARGIKVVFVQPQFSKKSAQSIASSIGGEVAEIDPLAYEWSSNLIYVSEVMAKVLKK; encoded by the coding sequence ATGCGCATCATTGCAGTGATTACCGGACTTTTTATGATTTTGTCGGCATCGGCGTACGCCGCGGACTTAAAGGCGGCAGTGAGCATCATTCCTCAGAAATACCTTGCGGATAAGATAAGCGGCGGGCGTTTTGAAACAATGGCGGTGGTGGGCAAAGGCTCAAACCCGCACAACTACGAACCGAAGCCGCAGCAGATGGTCTTCATTTCAAAGGCTCAGGTATATTTTTCCATTGATCTCTCCTTCGAGGATGTATGGCTTGAGAAGCTTCTATCAGCCAATAAAAATATAAGACATGTGGACTGCGCGGATCCAATCCCAAGATTCCCCGTTCCGGGTGAAATAATTGAGGATGAGGACGGGCACGAAGAAGAGCATGACCACGAGCACGGCGAAGAACACGGGCATGACCACGAGCAAGGTGAGGACGAGCACCACCATGACCACAGCGGGCTTGACCCGCATATATGGCTTTCTCCCATGAACATGAAAATAATGGCAAAGCTTATTGCCGGAACCTTCTCCGAGATAGATCCTGCGGGCAAAAGCGTTTATGATAAAAATCTTGCCGCTCTTCTCAGGGAGATAGACGGCACGGACGCCAAAATACGCGCAAACCTGAAAAATGTTCCGAAGGATGCGCCTTTCATGGTTTTTCATCCGTCATGGGGATATTTCGCCCGTGAATACAGCCTCCGTCAGGTGGCTGTCGAGGTAGAAGGCAAGGAGCCCAAGCCCGCTCAGCTCAAGAGGCTCATAGGCTATGCTAAAGCCCGCGGAATAAAGGTTGTTTTCGTGCAGCCGCAGTTCTCCAAAAAAAGCGCACAATCCATAGCGTCTTCAATCGGCGGGGAAGTGGCTGAGATAGATCCTCTTGCATACGAATGGAGCAGCAACCTTATATATGTTTCCGAAGTTATGGCAAAGGTGCTGAAAAAATAA
- a CDS encoding HAMP domain-containing histidine kinase: MNAIYISAVLFISTAAAAYILPQLPGRNAPFMLTLLVCATACATAFAFWRAKKNREREEELSGMILKEEKRTVGRFLIHEWRGLIQSIGIQAEMMERADNVEGVRINCGVIRKILREEAEKTDRAEFYFRKDGQNIRKSSKAVQKAVADAEIFHGKKRVKVVYNTGKKDMKSDFDKLHPCVFFALMNAFAAIKDKSGAVTLTVADRVLGFTEFLEISVEGGDMLFDKEIEDLFHPFNVSPEKFRGYFGLATVRRIASDMGGFAEAERGIDKTCVYIVIPVAK; this comes from the coding sequence ATGAATGCTATTTATATATCCGCAGTTCTGTTTATCTCAACAGCCGCTGCCGCGTACATTTTGCCACAGCTGCCCGGAAGAAACGCACCGTTTATGCTCACTCTCCTTGTGTGCGCTACGGCATGTGCCACCGCATTTGCCTTCTGGAGAGCGAAGAAAAACCGTGAGCGGGAAGAGGAACTAAGCGGAATGATCCTGAAAGAGGAAAAACGCACAGTGGGCAGGTTTCTCATTCATGAATGGCGCGGGCTGATACAGAGCATAGGCATTCAGGCGGAGATGATGGAGCGTGCGGACAATGTGGAAGGCGTGCGGATAAACTGCGGAGTAATCCGCAAAATTCTCAGGGAGGAAGCCGAGAAAACCGACAGGGCTGAATTTTACTTCCGCAAGGACGGGCAGAACATAAGGAAATCCTCAAAAGCTGTTCAGAAAGCCGTTGCCGACGCGGAGATTTTTCACGGCAAAAAGCGCGTTAAAGTAGTGTACAATACAGGGAAGAAGGATATGAAGTCCGATTTCGACAAGCTTCATCCCTGCGTATTCTTCGCCCTGATGAACGCCTTCGCCGCCATAAAGGATAAAAGCGGAGCAGTAACGCTCACTGTTGCAGACAGGGTGCTGGGGTTTACGGAGTTCCTTGAGATCTCTGTTGAGGGCGGAGACATGCTGTTTGACAAGGAGATCGAGGATCTCTTCCATCCTTTCAATGTTTCGCCTGAGAAGTTCAGGGGATATTTCGGGCTTGCGACGGTGCGGAGGATAGCCTCCGATATGGGCGGCTTTGCCGAAGCTGAAAGAGGCATAGACAAAACATGCGTATATATTGTTATTCCGGTGGCTAAATGA
- a CDS encoding Fur family transcriptional regulator, translating into MSVCVASDLLRSKKLKITERRELILSLILASERPVSAKDLHELATEKGNVDLVTVYRVISLLLEKGLIREITGDSGTSFYEKACEHNPVHPHFHCCECGQVYCLEPLTFEEGLILGRVGKGFRISSVSLDIKGVCEKCASLQ; encoded by the coding sequence ATGTCAGTATGTGTTGCGTCTGACCTTCTCAGGTCAAAAAAACTTAAAATTACTGAAAGACGGGAGCTTATCCTTTCTCTGATTCTCGCTTCGGAGCGCCCTGTAAGTGCAAAAGATTTGCATGAGCTGGCGACAGAGAAAGGGAATGTTGATCTCGTGACGGTGTACCGTGTGATTTCCCTTCTCCTTGAGAAGGGGCTAATCAGGGAAATTACCGGCGATTCGGGCACATCCTTCTATGAAAAAGCGTGCGAGCACAATCCTGTGCATCCGCATTTTCACTGCTGTGAATGCGGACAGGTCTACTGTCTTGAGCCGCTTACATTTGAAGAGGGGCTGATTCTCGGACGTGTAGGGAAAGGCTTCCGTATCTCTTCCGTTTCGCTGGACATTAAAGGAGTATGTGAAAAATGCGCATCATTGCAGTGA
- the cbiM gene encoding cobalt transporter CbiM — MHISEGVLSASVLGAGAAASIGFLVYGFREMKDELLTKTALMSSLFFVGSFIHVPLGPSSVHLLLNGLVGAVLGFAAFPAIFMALLLQGLLFQFGGITTLGVNTFDAAFPAVCAFFIFRKAASAEGILRTVLFFLTGFVPVALSSLLVALMLFLSGGKLFQAAQAIFLAHVPVMLIEGTATVFILRFIMKVYPSLLEK, encoded by the coding sequence ATGCACATTTCCGAAGGCGTTCTTTCAGCCTCTGTGCTCGGCGCGGGGGCTGCCGCCTCGATTGGATTTCTCGTTTACGGCTTTCGCGAAATGAAGGACGAACTGCTGACGAAAACAGCGCTGATGTCCAGCCTGTTTTTTGTCGGTTCCTTCATACACGTGCCCTTAGGTCCGTCAAGCGTACATCTGCTTCTGAACGGGCTGGTAGGCGCTGTGCTCGGCTTCGCGGCGTTTCCCGCAATATTCATGGCGCTTCTGCTTCAGGGGCTTCTCTTTCAGTTCGGCGGCATAACGACACTGGGAGTAAATACGTTTGACGCTGCGTTTCCCGCTGTATGCGCTTTCTTCATTTTCAGAAAAGCTGCATCGGCTGAAGGTATCCTCAGAACGGTTTTGTTTTTCCTTACGGGCTTCGTGCCCGTGGCTCTTTCAAGCCTTCTGGTCGCATTAATGCTGTTTCTCAGCGGCGGCAAACTCTTTCAGGCGGCTCAGGCGATATTTCTCGCACATGTTCCGGTAATGCTGATTGAGGGCACAGCCACAGTATTCATATTAAGATTCATCATGAAGGTTTACCCTTCTCTCCTTGAGAAATGA
- a CDS encoding metal ABC transporter ATP-binding protein, which yields MNAIEITDLGFSYGENPILTDVSLTLPEREFLAVIGPNGGGKSTLLKIILGILRQDRGAVRVFGKTIPEAAGLIGYVPQDVTSARGFPITAFQVAMMGRMRLKGRFASAAQADTDKVRSVMEYLEVAHLADSTVDTLSGGQKQRVYIARALAMEPRMLFLDEPTSSVDTKGQKDLFDRLRELNKTMTIVVVSHDLSIIPRYATSVACINNKLHFHGLPEITPEMLRMAYGGTGCDECDSLGIPQGLHGGHIHA from the coding sequence ATGAACGCAATAGAAATAACTGATTTGGGGTTCTCCTACGGTGAGAACCCGATTCTCACCGATGTCAGTCTCACTCTTCCGGAGAGAGAGTTTCTGGCTGTCATAGGTCCCAACGGCGGGGGTAAGTCCACGCTGCTCAAAATCATCCTCGGCATTCTCCGTCAGGACAGAGGCGCAGTGCGGGTATTCGGGAAAACAATCCCCGAAGCCGCAGGGCTCATAGGCTATGTTCCGCAGGATGTCACATCCGCCAGAGGCTTTCCCATAACCGCCTTTCAGGTTGCTATGATGGGAAGAATGAGGCTTAAAGGGCGTTTCGCCAGCGCTGCTCAGGCGGATACGGATAAGGTGCGCTCAGTTATGGAATATCTGGAGGTTGCGCATCTGGCTGATTCCACGGTTGACACCCTCTCCGGCGGACAGAAGCAGAGGGTTTATATAGCCCGTGCCCTTGCCATGGAGCCCAGAATGCTCTTTCTGGACGAACCCACCTCAAGCGTTGACACCAAGGGGCAGAAAGATCTCTTCGACAGGCTCAGGGAGCTTAACAAAACAATGACGATCGTGGTGGTAAGCCATGACTTGAGCATAATCCCCAGATACGCAACCAGTGTTGCGTGTATAAACAATAAGCTTCATTTTCACGGATTGCCCGAAATAACCCCAGAGATGCTCCGCATGGCTTACGGCGGCACAGGTTGCGATGAATGCGATTCTCTCGGCATTCCGCAAGGCTTACACGGAGGACACATTCATGCTTGA
- a CDS encoding DUF4198 domain-containing protein: MKKLFTALLLLCASASFAHFQTIIPSTDVVTPASKTASFRMEFTHPFEQGPVMEMVKPKDVSVYFDGKKTDLTKSVTKTSVQGKTAWDFKYSFTKPGDYIFTVTPDYYFEPAEGVFIQHITKTVVNAFGMEEGWDTPAGLKAEIVPLTRPYGLWKGNTFTGKVIYKGKAVPNAEIEVEFYNKGSKIKHPTDAHITQVIKADANGVFSYSMPFAGWWAFAALIEDDVTLKHEGKDYPVELGAVFWVKTYGAE; this comes from the coding sequence ATGAAAAAACTTTTTACCGCTCTTCTTTTACTTTGCGCCTCAGCGTCGTTTGCCCACTTTCAGACAATTATCCCCTCCACTGACGTTGTGACGCCAGCTTCCAAAACCGCTTCATTCCGCATGGAATTCACTCACCCCTTTGAACAGGGACCTGTTATGGAGATGGTTAAGCCCAAGGATGTTTCAGTATACTTTGACGGCAAAAAGACCGATCTGACAAAATCCGTCACAAAGACTTCTGTTCAGGGCAAAACAGCTTGGGATTTCAAATATTCCTTCACTAAGCCCGGCGACTATATCTTCACTGTCACTCCCGACTACTATTTCGAGCCAGCTGAGGGCGTATTCATTCAGCACATCACAAAAACCGTTGTCAACGCATTCGGAATGGAGGAAGGCTGGGACACTCCGGCAGGACTCAAGGCAGAGATAGTGCCCCTCACACGTCCTTACGGACTCTGGAAGGGCAACACCTTCACAGGCAAGGTCATCTATAAAGGCAAAGCAGTTCCCAACGCTGAGATTGAGGTTGAATTTTATAACAAAGGCAGTAAGATTAAACACCCCACAGACGCTCACATAACTCAGGTTATTAAGGCTGACGCCAACGGTGTTTTCAGCTATTCAATGCCTTTCGCAGGCTGGTGGGCATTCGCCGCCCTCATTGAGGACGATGTAACGCTCAAACACGAAGGAAAGGATTATCCGGTTGAGCTCGGTGCGGTTTTCTGGGTGAAAACATACGGAGCGGAATAA
- a CDS encoding thiamine phosphate synthase, whose amino-acid sequence MLKFLAVIDYETFGDDYLKVAERVADRAEMIWFRAKALTAAETFRKAEKMRRLLPHAFLILSERPDIAVAAGFDGVQLNERSLSPETVEEVFPELVTGYSAHSLEEIEQIQADFFTLSPIFMTDKPYEVNPIGALDVTDTGKKVYALGGITVSSLTLLNDKGYYGYAGIGIIKGMI is encoded by the coding sequence GTGCTGAAATTTTTGGCAGTTATAGACTATGAAACCTTCGGGGACGATTATCTGAAAGTCGCCGAACGTGTGGCGGACAGGGCGGAGATGATATGGTTCCGCGCGAAGGCTCTCACCGCCGCGGAGACGTTCCGAAAGGCGGAGAAGATGCGCAGGCTCCTGCCGCACGCTTTTCTTATTCTGTCCGAAAGACCGGATATAGCAGTTGCGGCAGGCTTTGACGGAGTTCAGCTTAATGAGCGCTCCCTCTCGCCGGAAACGGTTGAGGAGGTTTTTCCGGAGCTGGTAACGGGCTATTCTGCCCACTCTCTTGAGGAGATTGAGCAAATTCAGGCGGATTTCTTCACGCTGAGCCCGATATTTATGACAGATAAGCCGTATGAGGTGAACCCCATAGGCGCTTTGGACGTGACGGATACGGGGAAAAAGGTCTATGCTCTGGGGGGCATCACCGTGAGCTCGCTCACCCTGCTGAACGACAAGGGATATTACGGCTATGCGGGGATCGGGATAATCAAGGGGATGATTTAA